From the Theobroma cacao cultivar B97-61/B2 chromosome 2, Criollo_cocoa_genome_V2, whole genome shotgun sequence genome, one window contains:
- the LOC18608756 gene encoding tyrosine aminotransferase isoform X3 has protein sequence MENASKKWVFKGNKALEAADAICVRGVLNMLNDNLNGDDNKPAIPLGHGDPSVFPCFRTTAIAEDAIVEAVRSAKFNCYSPTIGILPARRAIAAYLSQDISYQLSPDDVYLTVGCNNSIEVIISVLASPSANILLPRPGYPMYESRAAFSNLEVRHFDLVPEKGWQVDLDSVEALADENTVAMVIVNPGNPCGSVFTCQHLKKVAETAKKLGIFVIADEVYGHLTFGSNPFVPMGKFGSIVPVITLGSISKRWIVPGWRLGWIVTCDPNGSLKKSRIAESIRRYLNISADPPTVIQVKLNVSLLEDIDDDMDFCLKLAREESVIVLPGVAVGLKNWLRITFAVEPSTLEEGLGRIKTFYNRHMKQQ, from the exons ATGGAAAATGCTTCAAAGAAATGGGTTTTTAAAGGAAACAAGGCACTGGAAGCAGCGGATGCCATCTGCGTTCGAGGGGTTCTCAACATGTTAAATGATAATCTAAATGGAGATGATAACAAGCCTGCCATCCCTCTCGGCCACGGTGATCCCTCCGTGTTTCCGTGTTTTCGAACCACTGCTATAGCCGAAGATGCCATTGTTGAGGCTGTCCGATCAGCTAAGTTCAACTGCTATTCTCCAACCATCGGTATTCTTCCAGCAAGGAG GGCTATAGCTGCATATCTGTCTCAAGATATTTCATACCAATTATCTCCGGATGATGTTTATCTCACAGTTGGTTGCAATAACTCAATTGAGGTCATAATTTCTGTCCTTGCTAGTCCTAGTGCGAATATTCTTCTTCCCAGGCCAGGGTACCCAATGTATGAATCTCGTGCTGCTTTTAGCAACCTTGAAGTACGGCATTTTGATCTTGTACCAGAGAAAGGGTGGCAAGTTGATCTTGATTCTGTTGAAGCTCTTGCAGATGAGAACACAGTAGCCATGGTTATTGTTAACCCTGGCAATCCTTGTGGAAGTGTCTTTACCTGTCAACACTTGAAAAAG GTTGCTGAAACAGCAAAAAAGCTTGGAATATTTGTCATTGCTGATGAGGTTTATGGCCATCTAACTTTTGGGAGCAACCCATTTGTGCCTATGGGGAAGTTTGGATCTATTGTGCCTGTTATTACACTCGGGTCTATATCGAAGAGATGGATTGTTCCTGGTTGGCGTCTTGGCTGGATAGTGACATGTGATCCAAATGGCAGTCTTAAGAAATCTCGG ATTGCAGAAAGCATTAGGAGATATCTCAACATCTCCGCTGACCCACCAACAGTCATCCAG GTAAAACTAAACGTGTCACTACTTGAAGACATTGATGATGATATGGATTTCTGTCTCAAGTTGGCTAGAGAGGAATCTGTGATTGTTCTTCCAG GGGTTGCAGTTGGGCTCAAAAATTGGCTGCGCATAACATTTGCTGTTGAACCGTCCACTCTTGAGGAAGGTCTTGGAAGAATCAAAACCTTCTACAATAGGCACATGAAACAGCAATAA
- the LOC18608756 gene encoding tyrosine aminotransferase isoform X1 — translation MENASKKWVFKGNKALEAADAICVRGVLNMLNDNLNGDDNKPAIPLGHGDPSVFPCFRTTAIAEDAIVEAVRSAKFNCYSPTIGILPARRAIAAYLSQDISYQLSPDDVYLTVGCNNSIEVIISVLASPSANILLPRPGYPMYESRAAFSNLEVRHFDLVPEKGWQVDLDSVEALADENTVAMVIVNPGNPCGSVFTCQHLKKVAETAKKLGIFVIADEVYGHLTFGSNPFVPMGKFGSIVPVITLGSISKRWIVPGWRLGWIVTCDPNGSLKKSRIAESIRRYLNISADPPTVIQGAIPQILEKTKDDFFAKILKICSQAADICYDRLKEIPCITCPHKPEGSMFVMVKLNVSLLEDIDDDMDFCLKLAREESVIVLPGVAVGLKNWLRITFAVEPSTLEEGLGRIKTFYNRHMKQQ, via the exons ATGGAAAATGCTTCAAAGAAATGGGTTTTTAAAGGAAACAAGGCACTGGAAGCAGCGGATGCCATCTGCGTTCGAGGGGTTCTCAACATGTTAAATGATAATCTAAATGGAGATGATAACAAGCCTGCCATCCCTCTCGGCCACGGTGATCCCTCCGTGTTTCCGTGTTTTCGAACCACTGCTATAGCCGAAGATGCCATTGTTGAGGCTGTCCGATCAGCTAAGTTCAACTGCTATTCTCCAACCATCGGTATTCTTCCAGCAAGGAG GGCTATAGCTGCATATCTGTCTCAAGATATTTCATACCAATTATCTCCGGATGATGTTTATCTCACAGTTGGTTGCAATAACTCAATTGAGGTCATAATTTCTGTCCTTGCTAGTCCTAGTGCGAATATTCTTCTTCCCAGGCCAGGGTACCCAATGTATGAATCTCGTGCTGCTTTTAGCAACCTTGAAGTACGGCATTTTGATCTTGTACCAGAGAAAGGGTGGCAAGTTGATCTTGATTCTGTTGAAGCTCTTGCAGATGAGAACACAGTAGCCATGGTTATTGTTAACCCTGGCAATCCTTGTGGAAGTGTCTTTACCTGTCAACACTTGAAAAAG GTTGCTGAAACAGCAAAAAAGCTTGGAATATTTGTCATTGCTGATGAGGTTTATGGCCATCTAACTTTTGGGAGCAACCCATTTGTGCCTATGGGGAAGTTTGGATCTATTGTGCCTGTTATTACACTCGGGTCTATATCGAAGAGATGGATTGTTCCTGGTTGGCGTCTTGGCTGGATAGTGACATGTGATCCAAATGGCAGTCTTAAGAAATCTCGG ATTGCAGAAAGCATTAGGAGATATCTCAACATCTCCGCTGACCCACCAACAGTCATCCAG GGGGCAATTCCtcaaatacttgaaaaaacaAAGGATGATTTCTTTGCCAAAATCCTTAAAATCTGTAGCCAAGCTGCAGACATATGTTATGATAGACTTAAGGAGATTCCCTGCATAACTTGTCCACACAAACCAGAGGGATCAATGTTTGTAATG GTAAAACTAAACGTGTCACTACTTGAAGACATTGATGATGATATGGATTTCTGTCTCAAGTTGGCTAGAGAGGAATCTGTGATTGTTCTTCCAG GGGTTGCAGTTGGGCTCAAAAATTGGCTGCGCATAACATTTGCTGTTGAACCGTCCACTCTTGAGGAAGGTCTTGGAAGAATCAAAACCTTCTACAATAGGCACATGAAACAGCAATAA
- the LOC18608756 gene encoding tyrosine aminotransferase isoform X2, translated as MENASKKWVFKGNKALEAADAICVRGVLNMLNDNLNGDDNKPAIPLGHGDPSVFPCFRTTAIAEDAIVEAVRSAKFNCYSPTIGILPARRAIAAYLSQDISYQLSPDDVYLTVGCNNSIEVIISVLASPSANILLPRPGYPMYESRAAFSNLEVRHFDLVPEKGWQVDLDSVEALADENTVAMVIVNPGNPCGSVFTCQHLKKVAETAKKLGIFVIADEVYGHLTFGSNPFVPMGKFGSIVPVITLGSISKRWIVPGWRLGWIVTCDPNGSLKKSRGAIPQILEKTKDDFFAKILKICSQAADICYDRLKEIPCITCPHKPEGSMFVMVKLNVSLLEDIDDDMDFCLKLAREESVIVLPGVAVGLKNWLRITFAVEPSTLEEGLGRIKTFYNRHMKQQ; from the exons ATGGAAAATGCTTCAAAGAAATGGGTTTTTAAAGGAAACAAGGCACTGGAAGCAGCGGATGCCATCTGCGTTCGAGGGGTTCTCAACATGTTAAATGATAATCTAAATGGAGATGATAACAAGCCTGCCATCCCTCTCGGCCACGGTGATCCCTCCGTGTTTCCGTGTTTTCGAACCACTGCTATAGCCGAAGATGCCATTGTTGAGGCTGTCCGATCAGCTAAGTTCAACTGCTATTCTCCAACCATCGGTATTCTTCCAGCAAGGAG GGCTATAGCTGCATATCTGTCTCAAGATATTTCATACCAATTATCTCCGGATGATGTTTATCTCACAGTTGGTTGCAATAACTCAATTGAGGTCATAATTTCTGTCCTTGCTAGTCCTAGTGCGAATATTCTTCTTCCCAGGCCAGGGTACCCAATGTATGAATCTCGTGCTGCTTTTAGCAACCTTGAAGTACGGCATTTTGATCTTGTACCAGAGAAAGGGTGGCAAGTTGATCTTGATTCTGTTGAAGCTCTTGCAGATGAGAACACAGTAGCCATGGTTATTGTTAACCCTGGCAATCCTTGTGGAAGTGTCTTTACCTGTCAACACTTGAAAAAG GTTGCTGAAACAGCAAAAAAGCTTGGAATATTTGTCATTGCTGATGAGGTTTATGGCCATCTAACTTTTGGGAGCAACCCATTTGTGCCTATGGGGAAGTTTGGATCTATTGTGCCTGTTATTACACTCGGGTCTATATCGAAGAGATGGATTGTTCCTGGTTGGCGTCTTGGCTGGATAGTGACATGTGATCCAAATGGCAGTCTTAAGAAATCTCGG GGGGCAATTCCtcaaatacttgaaaaaacaAAGGATGATTTCTTTGCCAAAATCCTTAAAATCTGTAGCCAAGCTGCAGACATATGTTATGATAGACTTAAGGAGATTCCCTGCATAACTTGTCCACACAAACCAGAGGGATCAATGTTTGTAATG GTAAAACTAAACGTGTCACTACTTGAAGACATTGATGATGATATGGATTTCTGTCTCAAGTTGGCTAGAGAGGAATCTGTGATTGTTCTTCCAG GGGTTGCAGTTGGGCTCAAAAATTGGCTGCGCATAACATTTGCTGTTGAACCGTCCACTCTTGAGGAAGGTCTTGGAAGAATCAAAACCTTCTACAATAGGCACATGAAACAGCAATAA